The proteins below are encoded in one region of Thermococcus peptonophilus:
- a CDS encoding glycosyltransferase family 2 protein, with product MLGGMRISVVIPAYNEERRLPKVLERVPEFVDEIIVVDDGSSDGTYPSAISFSEKDPRVKVFRLEQNCGKGCAMREGIKHVAGDIVVFMDADGQHLPEEIEKLVKHVVEGRADLVIGARKVEVQGRRPLHRRLSNIITTRLIRLKIGTYVYDTQSGFRAYRREFLPEIESDRYEVETEMLIKAAKMGAKIAEVPVSMVYGVQTGHFKMEDVFRFLKVLFSW from the coding sequence ATGCTCGGTGGCATGAGAATAAGCGTGGTAATCCCAGCATATAATGAGGAGAGGCGGCTCCCGAAAGTCCTTGAGAGGGTTCCTGAGTTCGTTGACGAGATTATTGTCGTTGATGACGGCTCGTCTGACGGCACTTATCCTTCTGCTATTTCCTTTTCTGAAAAAGATCCAAGGGTTAAGGTCTTCAGGCTTGAGCAGAACTGCGGTAAGGGCTGTGCTATGAGGGAAGGAATAAAGCACGTCGCCGGAGACATCGTGGTCTTCATGGACGCCGACGGCCAGCATCTTCCGGAGGAGATTGAAAAGCTTGTGAAGCATGTAGTTGAGGGCAGGGCAGACCTCGTAATCGGTGCAAGGAAGGTCGAAGTGCAGGGAAGGAGGCCGCTCCACAGGAGACTGAGTAACATAATAACGACAAGGCTCATCAGGCTGAAGATTGGAACTTACGTCTACGACACCCAGAGCGGCTTTAGAGCGTATAGGCGGGAGTTCCTTCCCGAGATAGAGAGCGACCGCTACGAGGTAGAAACCGAGATGTTGATAAAAGCTGCAAAAATGGGGGCGAAAATAGCAGAGGTTCCTGTCAGTATGGTATACGGAGTACAGACTGGACATTTTAAAATGGAAGATGTATTCCGGTTTTTGAAAGTCCTCTTTAGCTGGTGA
- the panB gene encoding 3-methyl-2-oxobutanoate hydroxymethyltransferase, whose protein sequence is MREITPKKIIEMKGKEKIAMVTAYDYPSALLADKAGMDIVFVGDSVGMVIYGEPNTLNVSMEQMVFHTRAVARAVKRALVLADMPFGSYEASVEEGVKNAVRLIQAGADAVKIEGGYDHKKLVKKLVRIGIPVMGHTGLTPQRYLRLGGYRLMGETEEEIEEILRDAKALEKAGAFAVVLEFTLADVAKLVTEEVSIPTIGIGSGPWVDGQVLVWHDLLGIYENVPPFVKKYADLASIIQLALENYREEVKEGKFPAREHYWEFLDKDDFERKKRKALERLEDE, encoded by the coding sequence ATGAGGGAGATAACGCCGAAGAAGATAATCGAGATGAAGGGGAAGGAAAAGATTGCGATGGTGACGGCTTACGATTATCCCTCCGCTCTTCTCGCCGACAAGGCGGGAATGGATATAGTCTTCGTCGGAGACTCGGTCGGGATGGTCATCTACGGTGAACCAAACACTCTCAACGTCAGCATGGAGCAGATGGTTTTCCACACGCGGGCAGTTGCGAGGGCCGTTAAGAGGGCACTCGTTTTAGCGGACATGCCCTTTGGGAGCTATGAGGCCAGCGTCGAGGAGGGTGTCAAAAACGCTGTTAGGCTCATTCAGGCGGGTGCTGATGCTGTAAAGATAGAGGGCGGCTACGACCACAAAAAGCTTGTCAAAAAGCTCGTCCGTATAGGAATTCCCGTCATGGGCCACACAGGGCTTACCCCTCAGCGCTACCTCCGCCTCGGCGGCTACAGGCTGATGGGCGAGACCGAGGAAGAAATCGAGGAAATCCTGCGAGATGCCAAGGCCCTTGAAAAGGCAGGCGCTTTTGCCGTTGTCCTTGAGTTCACGCTGGCGGATGTTGCAAAGCTCGTCACGGAGGAGGTTTCTATCCCAACCATCGGCATAGGCTCTGGCCCGTGGGTCGACGGCCAGGTTCTCGTCTGGCACGACCTCCTGGGCATCTACGAGAATGTCCCACCCTTCGTCAAGAAGTACGCGGATTTGGCAAGTATAATCCAGCTCGCCCTCGAAAACTACCGCGAGGAGGTTAAGGAGGGAAAGTTCCCGGCCAGGGAGCACTACTGGGAGTTCCTCGACAAGGACGACTTCGAGAGGAAGAAGAGGAAGGCCCTTGAACGCCTGGAGGACGAGTAA
- a CDS encoding ribbon-helix-helix protein, CopG family: MGKVKTSVYIDEELWREFKELAQRENSEVSKLLEEALMNYLINEVLKDIDDSKIPLWFEPLDVPKEDSGKLVREMRDEREKSLLGQ, from the coding sequence ATGGGTAAAGTCAAAACGAGCGTGTACATAGATGAGGAGCTGTGGAGGGAGTTTAAGGAGCTCGCCCAGAGGGAGAACAGCGAGGTGAGCAAGCTCCTTGAGGAGGCCCTCATGAACTACCTCATAAACGAGGTGCTCAAGGATATCGATGATTCAAAAATCCCCCTGTGGTTCGAACCTCTAGACGTTCCAAAAGAGGACAGCGGAAAGCTCGTGAGGGAGATGCGGGATGAGAGGGAGAAAAGTCTACTTGGACAGTAG
- a CDS encoding type II toxin-antitoxin system VapC family toxin — MRGRKVYLDSSAILKRYLNEEYSEIVVDIFKSAYRGEVKLTFSFWNIGEVLGIFDKRLRRSTLDPEEYQFLKTAFLAEVKRFTRLGVLEIVPVHSLLLADAWKLVEKYHIYQADALQIVSAKRVNASEFYTADKRLHSAALNEGLNSKLLGGE; from the coding sequence ATGAGAGGGAGAAAAGTCTACTTGGACAGTAGCGCCATCCTGAAGAGGTACCTAAACGAGGAGTACAGCGAGATTGTGGTGGATATATTCAAATCAGCTTACAGGGGGGAAGTGAAACTCACCTTCAGCTTCTGGAACATTGGTGAGGTTCTCGGCATCTTTGACAAAAGGCTCAGACGCAGCACTCTTGATCCCGAGGAATACCAGTTCCTCAAGACTGCTTTCCTGGCAGAAGTGAAGCGCTTTACCCGGCTGGGAGTCCTTGAGATAGTGCCCGTTCACTCCCTCCTTTTGGCTGATGCATGGAAGCTAGTCGAGAAGTACCACATCTACCAGGCAGACGCCCTCCAGATAGTCTCTGCAAAGCGCGTTAATGCTTCAGAATTTTATACCGCAGACAAGAGGCTCCACAGTGCAGCCCTAAACGAGGGTCTGAACTCAAAACTCCTTGGGGGTGAATAA
- a CDS encoding archease, with amino-acid sequence MREWEHYEHTADIGVRGYGSTLEEAFEAVALGLFDVMVDVREVEPRECREVEVEEEDLEALLYSFLEELLVLHDMEGLVFGDVKVGIEKTENGYKLKAKACGEPLDPEKHGPKEEVKAITYHDMKIERLPDGRWMAQFVPDL; translated from the coding sequence GTGCGGGAGTGGGAGCACTACGAGCACACTGCCGATATAGGCGTTCGCGGTTACGGCTCAACACTGGAGGAGGCATTCGAGGCCGTTGCACTCGGTCTCTTCGACGTTATGGTGGACGTCAGGGAAGTTGAGCCGAGAGAGTGTAGGGAAGTTGAAGTTGAAGAGGAAGATCTAGAGGCACTCCTCTACAGCTTCCTCGAGGAGCTTTTGGTTCTCCACGACATGGAGGGTCTGGTTTTCGGGGACGTTAAGGTTGGGATAGAGAAGACTGAGAACGGCTACAAACTCAAGGCCAAGGCCTGCGGTGAGCCGCTCGATCCGGAGAAGCACGGGCCGAAAGAGGAAGTCAAGGCAATAACTTACCATGACATGAAGATTGAGAGGCTCCCGGACGGAAGATGGATGGCTCAGTTCGTTCCGGACCTGTGA
- a CDS encoding tRNA (cytosine(49)-C(5))-methyltransferase, with product MSARDVVKEANPAFYKRYSRLEDSDEFWEFLIRPLRQSIRVNTLKAPLEVIVERLREEFELEPIPWVREGFFINVDNLAKVPEHGLGLIFGQEASSMIPPVVLDPKPGELVLDMAAAPGSKTGQIAQYMQNEGCIIANDPNRDRANILMANLNRMGVLIARVTTRDGGSFARFENTFDKVLLDAPCSSVGMIRKSWRFLREWREKAVVKYMNIQKRLILAGYRALKPGGVMVYSTCTIDPLENEEVVDYLLRKTDARLERIDLPVKTSEPVLEWEGKEYSEELKKALRIHPNDNDTEAFFIAKIVKPGDGGE from the coding sequence ATGAGCGCGAGGGACGTTGTTAAGGAGGCGAATCCAGCCTTTTATAAGAGGTACTCCAGGCTAGAGGACAGCGACGAGTTCTGGGAGTTCCTGATAAGGCCGCTCAGGCAGAGCATCCGGGTGAACACTCTAAAGGCACCACTCGAAGTTATTGTTGAGAGGCTTAGGGAGGAGTTTGAGCTTGAGCCGATTCCGTGGGTTCGCGAGGGCTTCTTCATAAACGTGGACAACCTTGCGAAGGTTCCAGAGCACGGCCTCGGCCTCATCTTCGGCCAGGAGGCCAGTTCAATGATACCACCGGTTGTTCTCGACCCAAAGCCGGGAGAGCTTGTCCTGGACATGGCGGCGGCGCCGGGGTCAAAAACCGGGCAGATTGCCCAGTACATGCAGAACGAGGGGTGCATAATAGCAAACGACCCAAACAGGGACAGAGCAAACATCCTGATGGCGAACCTCAACAGGATGGGCGTCTTAATAGCCAGGGTGACGACGAGAGACGGAGGGAGCTTTGCCCGCTTTGAGAATACCTTCGACAAGGTTCTCCTCGATGCACCCTGCTCATCAGTTGGGATGATAAGGAAGAGCTGGCGCTTCCTTAGGGAGTGGCGTGAAAAAGCCGTGGTCAAGTACATGAACATCCAGAAGAGGCTCATTCTGGCAGGTTATAGGGCCTTAAAGCCCGGCGGAGTTATGGTGTACTCAACCTGCACGATAGACCCACTCGAAAACGAGGAGGTCGTGGATTATCTCCTCAGGAAGACGGACGCGAGGCTTGAGAGGATAGACCTTCCAGTCAAGACCAGCGAGCCGGTACTCGAATGGGAGGGAAAGGAGTACTCGGAGGAGCTGAAAAAGGCCCTCAGAATCCACCCTAACGACAACGACACCGAGGCGTTCTTCATAGCAAAGATAGTCAAGCCGGGTGATGGCGGTGAGTGA
- a CDS encoding methyltransferase RsmF C-terminal domain-like protein, with protein sequence MAVSEGRVNPRNNIGKTSDAELVKRLLIENYGYAPELIYIIRGNHQKVYARKPCPLDVGRNDGWLYFGRIESDGIRLTIEGSFLVGPKATKNVIELDDERARRYLAGESIEVNKNLYGWFILKWRSYYLGSAKAKDGRLLNYVPKERRLRME encoded by the coding sequence ATGGCGGTGAGTGAGGGAAGGGTGAACCCAAGGAATAATATAGGAAAGACAAGCGACGCGGAGCTCGTCAAGAGGCTCCTCATTGAAAACTACGGCTACGCTCCAGAGCTGATATACATAATCAGGGGCAACCACCAGAAGGTCTACGCGAGAAAGCCTTGTCCGCTCGACGTCGGAAGGAACGACGGCTGGCTCTACTTCGGGAGGATAGAGAGCGACGGGATAAGGCTGACCATCGAAGGGAGCTTTCTTGTCGGGCCAAAGGCAACGAAGAACGTCATAGAACTGGACGACGAACGGGCGAGAAGGTATTTGGCCGGCGAGAGTATCGAGGTCAATAAAAACCTCTACGGCTGGTTCATCCTGAAGTGGCGTTCCTACTACCTCGGTTCAGCGAAGGCTAAAGACGGAAGGCTCCTAAACTACGTTCCGAAGGAGAGGAGGCTGAGAATGGAGTAA
- a CDS encoding intein-containing RctB family protein: MVPLKRIDKIRWEIPKFDKRMRVPGRVYADDQLIEKMRQDRTLEQAANVAMLPGIYKYSIVMPDGHQGYGFPIGGVAAFDAKEGVISPGGVGYDINCLAPGTKVLTEHGYWLNVEEMPQKFKLQGLRVYNTEEGHNDFSRVAFVAEREVEEGEKAVRIVTEGGTVVEGSEDHPVLTPEGYIYLKNVQEGDYVLVYPFDGVPYEERRGILLDESAFEDEDPQVIKFLREKNLIPLRWDDPKIGTIARILGFALGDGHLGEMSGRLTLSFYGKEETLRELKKDLEGLGISATLYVRERDYEIETVSGRYSGKSLSAELRVASRSFALLLEKLGMPRGDKTNKSYRVPEWIMEAPLWVKRNFLAGLFAADGSIVEFKGVTPLPINLTQSREEEFEKSLLEFMNDVARLLEEFGIKSTVYKVKSKKGVTYRLALVGEESIRNFLGKINYEYDLEKKEKGLIAYAYLKFKERVKEERKRAMDTIKRVYAETGSVELAYLKVKDTVNRRFVERTIYEGDREPRVPKDFPTFEEFAREKGYEGGFVAEKVVRVERVTPEYDRFYDIGVYHEAHNFIANGVVVHNCGVRLIRTNLTKDDVRPKIKELVDTLFKNVPSGLGSKGRVRLHWTQLDDVLADGAKWAVENGYGWERDLEHLEEGGRMDGADPDAVSQKAKQRGAPQLGSLGSGNHFLEVQYVDKVYDERIAKAYGLFEGQVVVMVHTGSRGLGHQVASDYLRVMERANRKYGIPWPDRELVSVPFQSEEGQRYFSAMKAAANFAWANRQMITHWVRESFEEVFKRKAEDMEMEIVYDVAHNIAKLEEHEVDGRKVKVVVHRKGATRAFPSGHPDVPKAYRAVGQPVLIPGSMGTASYVLAGAEGSMKETFGSTCHGAGRLLSRKAATRQYRGDRLRNELLQKGIYVRAASLRVVAEEAPGAYKSVDNVVQVVHEAGIANLVARMRPMGVAKG; this comes from the coding sequence ATGGTGCCGCTGAAGAGGATAGACAAGATCCGCTGGGAGATACCAAAGTTCGACAAGAGAATGAGAGTACCGGGAAGGGTCTACGCTGATGACCAGCTCATCGAAAAGATGAGGCAGGACAGGACGCTTGAGCAGGCAGCGAACGTCGCCATGCTCCCGGGCATCTACAAGTACTCCATCGTAATGCCGGACGGACACCAGGGCTACGGCTTCCCAATTGGTGGAGTGGCCGCCTTTGACGCAAAGGAGGGCGTAATAAGCCCCGGAGGTGTGGGATACGACATTAACTGCCTTGCTCCTGGCACCAAAGTCCTCACGGAGCACGGATACTGGCTGAACGTTGAGGAGATGCCCCAGAAGTTCAAGCTCCAGGGACTCAGAGTATACAATACTGAGGAAGGGCACAACGACTTCTCAAGGGTCGCCTTCGTGGCCGAGAGGGAAGTTGAAGAGGGCGAGAAGGCCGTCAGGATAGTTACCGAGGGCGGAACAGTTGTGGAGGGAAGTGAGGATCACCCAGTTCTAACCCCAGAAGGCTACATATACCTTAAGAACGTCCAAGAGGGAGATTATGTTCTGGTATACCCCTTCGATGGCGTCCCCTACGAGGAGAGGAGGGGTATTCTGCTCGATGAAAGCGCCTTCGAAGACGAAGACCCGCAGGTAATAAAGTTCCTCCGCGAGAAGAACCTCATTCCTCTCCGCTGGGACGACCCGAAGATTGGAACCATTGCGAGGATACTTGGCTTTGCCCTGGGAGACGGACACCTCGGCGAGATGAGCGGAAGGCTTACCCTCAGCTTCTATGGAAAGGAGGAAACGCTGAGGGAACTCAAGAAAGACCTTGAAGGGCTCGGCATCAGCGCCACCCTCTACGTCCGCGAGAGGGACTATGAGATAGAGACCGTGAGCGGACGCTACAGTGGCAAGAGCCTCTCGGCAGAACTAAGGGTGGCATCCAGAAGCTTTGCCCTCCTGCTTGAGAAGCTCGGAATGCCGCGTGGAGACAAGACGAATAAGAGCTACCGCGTCCCTGAGTGGATAATGGAAGCCCCGCTCTGGGTGAAGAGGAACTTCCTGGCTGGGCTATTCGCCGCTGACGGGAGCATTGTGGAGTTCAAAGGAGTGACACCACTCCCGATAAACCTGACACAGTCCAGAGAGGAAGAGTTCGAAAAGAGCCTGCTGGAGTTCATGAACGACGTGGCCAGGCTCCTCGAAGAGTTTGGAATCAAGAGCACCGTTTACAAGGTAAAGTCGAAGAAGGGCGTTACCTACCGCCTGGCCCTCGTCGGGGAAGAAAGCATCAGGAACTTCCTGGGCAAGATCAACTACGAGTACGACCTCGAGAAGAAGGAGAAAGGTCTGATAGCTTACGCCTACCTCAAGTTCAAGGAGCGCGTGAAAGAAGAGAGAAAGCGAGCGATGGACACCATCAAGCGGGTCTATGCGGAGACGGGAAGCGTGGAGCTTGCATATCTCAAGGTTAAGGATACCGTGAACAGGCGCTTCGTTGAGAGGACGATATACGAAGGAGATAGAGAGCCGAGGGTTCCAAAGGACTTTCCAACCTTCGAGGAGTTCGCCAGGGAGAAAGGCTACGAAGGGGGTTTCGTCGCTGAAAAGGTCGTTAGAGTTGAGCGCGTTACACCTGAATACGACAGGTTCTATGACATCGGCGTCTACCACGAGGCCCACAACTTCATAGCAAACGGCGTCGTTGTCCACAACTGCGGCGTCAGGCTCATCAGAACCAACCTTACCAAAGACGATGTAAGACCGAAGATCAAAGAGCTCGTTGACACCCTCTTCAAGAACGTTCCGAGCGGACTTGGAAGCAAGGGCCGTGTGAGGCTCCACTGGACCCAGCTCGACGATGTCCTCGCCGACGGCGCCAAGTGGGCGGTTGAGAACGGCTACGGCTGGGAGAGAGATTTAGAGCACCTCGAAGAGGGTGGAAGGATGGATGGGGCAGATCCCGATGCCGTCAGCCAGAAGGCGAAGCAGAGGGGTGCACCACAGCTCGGTTCCCTTGGCTCTGGAAACCACTTCCTCGAGGTTCAGTACGTTGACAAGGTGTACGATGAGAGGATAGCAAAGGCATACGGCCTCTTCGAGGGGCAGGTCGTCGTGATGGTGCACACGGGAAGCAGGGGACTTGGCCACCAGGTTGCGAGCGACTACCTGAGAGTCATGGAGAGGGCTAACAGGAAGTATGGAATCCCGTGGCCGGACAGGGAGCTGGTGAGCGTTCCCTTCCAGAGCGAAGAGGGGCAGAGGTATTTCAGCGCGATGAAGGCCGCCGCCAACTTCGCCTGGGCAAACAGGCAGATGATAACCCACTGGGTCAGGGAGAGCTTTGAGGAAGTCTTCAAGAGGAAAGCGGAAGACATGGAGATGGAGATCGTCTATGATGTCGCCCACAACATAGCAAAGCTTGAGGAGCATGAAGTTGACGGGAGAAAAGTAAAGGTCGTCGTTCACAGGAAGGGCGCAACGAGAGCATTCCCATCTGGCCACCCGGACGTTCCTAAAGCCTACCGCGCCGTCGGTCAGCCTGTCCTAATCCCAGGCTCAATGGGTACCGCAAGCTACGTCCTCGCTGGAGCGGAAGGTTCAATGAAGGAGACCTTTGGAAGTACATGCCACGGAGCAGGAAGGCTGTTAAGCAGGAAGGCCGCAACCAGGCAGTACCGCGGCGACAGGCTCAGGAACGAGCTCCTCCAGAAGGGTATCTACGTGAGAGCCGCCTCCCTCCGCGTCGTTGCAGAGGAAGCTCCTGGTGCCTACAAGAGCGTGGACAACGTTGTCCAGGTCGTCCACGAGGCAGGAATAGCAAACCTCGTGGCGAGAATGAGGCCGATGGGAGTGGCCAAGGGATGA
- a CDS encoding ABC transporter permease: MAYEEGRQEMNPVWNLALKELYVSVKSKRFVVIFGLYFIIFGLAVYAIKDYLVQMGVPSVESNELSLWGVSAEIYTTPLAILFTVNMMIITVLGAVLGAALGADAINREVESGTVRVLLGHPVYRDEIINGKFLGMGLLIAVTYLVSYLIMVAAMLLLGIPLDGESLFRGFLAILVTMLYTLVFLSFGILLSTLSKKPETSMLAGVGLAIFLTVFYGIVVGIVAPKLVGPEPPIGTSAYQIWADDLRVWMNRLHSINPAHHYVQLVSYIFAGDRFFNYYIPLSDSFTYGFNNLAALLVMLLLPFALAYARFLTSDLN, translated from the coding sequence ATGGCTTATGAGGAGGGTAGGCAGGAGATGAACCCTGTATGGAATCTGGCGCTTAAGGAACTCTACGTCTCGGTGAAGAGCAAGAGGTTTGTGGTTATCTTTGGTCTTTACTTCATTATTTTCGGACTGGCAGTCTATGCCATCAAGGACTACCTCGTGCAGATGGGTGTTCCAAGCGTTGAATCCAATGAGCTTAGCCTCTGGGGGGTCAGTGCTGAAATCTATACCACACCCCTCGCAATACTTTTCACGGTCAACATGATGATAATAACAGTTCTTGGGGCTGTTCTAGGTGCAGCACTCGGAGCGGACGCGATAAACAGGGAAGTGGAAAGTGGTACAGTGAGGGTACTGCTCGGACACCCAGTTTACCGCGATGAGATCATAAACGGCAAGTTCCTCGGCATGGGTTTGCTGATAGCCGTGACGTACTTAGTCTCCTACCTCATCATGGTGGCTGCAATGCTCCTCCTCGGAATCCCTCTTGACGGTGAATCACTTTTTAGGGGCTTCTTGGCGATTCTGGTGACAATGCTCTACACACTGGTCTTCTTATCCTTTGGAATCCTCCTCTCAACGCTCTCGAAGAAGCCGGAGACCTCAATGCTCGCCGGAGTTGGGCTTGCGATATTTCTGACGGTGTTCTACGGCATAGTGGTCGGCATAGTCGCTCCAAAGCTCGTTGGCCCTGAGCCGCCAATAGGCACAAGTGCCTATCAAATATGGGCCGATGACCTCCGCGTCTGGATGAACAGGCTTCACTCCATAAACCCCGCTCACCACTACGTACAGCTCGTCAGCTATATCTTTGCCGGCGACAGGTTCTTTAACTATTACATCCCACTGAGTGACTCCTTCACATACGGCTTCAACAACCTTGCCGCTCTGCTTGTAATGCTTCTCCTACCCTTTGCCCTAGCCTATGCCAGATTCCTTACAAGCGATCTGAACTGA
- a CDS encoding COG1470 family protein: MRKAFLLLLSVLLLLPLASAQPYVTVFEGRITPEHGIAVGDYTVTVLKSAVGTPYLMLKKGTEILELVPFDFGHEIERDGIRVVMGSYTPQGGFVVVSVKPKLVASLKPKVGERVSFNGTTVEVTTVGAETVDVSVNGVVKTLEVNRSAVVDLVALEYDRKAIRVYVAEPASEIVNPDYAVFYPYREVRASGPVDLPITITSSSDVELNLKLGILSLPSGWKASFIYGGIEVGEISVPPKGTVSLTLHIEPTGSGVVKFAVGDFTGSLEVESAGIEVSIPYLSLEAEAGTSLSVPVAFKGAGRVEFTPESIPQGWSVYLTDGKYRLRSFEIDGSFTAELVVEIPRNATLGDHRIEFEVNGQSYALNVYVYKTYLGEPAKLTVILTDESGNPIQGWVSVGGENVTVSPAGSATFELKPGEYTVLAGAEGCSQVKEDVRLSDGEERTLTIKLRRAEYYFRVSLERDALTITSGSGESVAITVENLGSRDDDYRVAVEGLPEGWSYILSQDSKGAVPIASIKVPSGESGSAYLVIIPPFNAESGDFNATVVVSGSKSKVELPLKIHIENPASLRVNVDNPTLTVRAGGSTATTLWLDAMGTVTNVKFTVQAPSGWDVEVVPSTIPRVGMEDKDGVYWSTGPAQAELRIRVPKSAPAGTYTITVTAAGDQAKAETVVTVRVTQGAGSTWLGVLLLMAAFGVVIWLMRRVGRR; encoded by the coding sequence GTGAGGAAAGCCTTTCTCCTTTTGCTGTCCGTGCTCCTCCTTTTGCCCCTGGCCAGTGCCCAGCCATATGTGACCGTCTTTGAAGGGCGCATTACCCCAGAACACGGGATAGCCGTGGGCGACTACACTGTCACGGTGCTTAAATCAGCGGTGGGGACCCCGTATCTCATGCTGAAGAAAGGAACTGAAATTCTTGAACTCGTGCCCTTTGACTTCGGTCACGAAATAGAGCGCGATGGCATCCGAGTGGTTATGGGAAGCTACACCCCACAGGGAGGTTTTGTGGTGGTCTCCGTTAAGCCAAAGTTAGTCGCTTCCCTTAAACCGAAGGTGGGGGAGAGAGTCTCGTTCAACGGCACAACGGTCGAAGTTACCACAGTTGGCGCTGAAACCGTTGATGTTTCAGTAAACGGAGTTGTCAAAACGCTTGAAGTCAACAGAAGCGCCGTGGTTGATCTAGTGGCACTCGAATACGATAGAAAGGCGATCAGGGTTTACGTTGCTGAGCCTGCCTCGGAGATCGTGAACCCGGACTACGCGGTCTTCTATCCATATCGCGAGGTCAGAGCCTCTGGACCTGTCGACTTGCCGATCACAATTACAAGCTCCAGCGACGTTGAGCTGAACCTGAAGCTCGGAATCCTCTCCCTGCCCTCTGGCTGGAAGGCGAGCTTCATCTACGGGGGCATTGAAGTAGGTGAAATATCGGTTCCACCGAAGGGAACGGTCAGCTTGACCCTTCACATTGAGCCGACTGGAAGCGGCGTGGTGAAGTTCGCCGTCGGGGACTTCACAGGTAGCCTGGAAGTTGAGAGTGCTGGAATCGAAGTTTCAATTCCCTACCTAAGCTTGGAGGCGGAAGCGGGAACCAGCCTGAGCGTGCCTGTCGCATTCAAAGGGGCGGGAAGGGTTGAGTTCACACCTGAAAGCATTCCGCAGGGATGGAGTGTGTATCTAACTGACGGTAAGTACAGGCTGAGGAGCTTCGAGATTGATGGGAGCTTCACCGCGGAGCTTGTGGTGGAGATACCGAGAAACGCGACCCTTGGAGACCACAGGATAGAGTTCGAGGTTAACGGGCAGAGCTATGCTCTGAACGTTTACGTGTACAAGACGTACCTCGGAGAGCCTGCGAAGCTCACTGTAATCCTCACTGATGAGAGCGGAAACCCAATTCAAGGCTGGGTTTCGGTCGGCGGTGAGAACGTTACAGTCTCCCCTGCAGGGTCCGCAACCTTCGAGCTTAAGCCCGGGGAATACACCGTGCTGGCCGGTGCTGAGGGCTGTTCCCAAGTCAAGGAGGACGTTAGGCTCTCCGATGGGGAAGAGAGGACCCTGACAATAAAGCTCAGGCGCGCGGAGTACTATTTTAGGGTGTCCCTGGAGAGGGATGCCCTGACCATAACATCCGGAAGCGGAGAGAGCGTTGCAATAACAGTTGAGAATCTTGGCTCCAGGGACGACGATTACAGGGTCGCAGTTGAAGGGCTTCCAGAGGGCTGGAGCTACATCCTCAGCCAGGATTCTAAGGGTGCCGTTCCGATAGCGAGCATTAAAGTCCCGAGCGGAGAAAGCGGAAGCGCCTATCTGGTTATCATTCCGCCATTCAACGCGGAGTCGGGAGACTTCAACGCCACGGTGGTCGTTTCAGGCTCGAAGTCCAAGGTGGAACTCCCCCTTAAAATCCATATTGAGAATCCTGCATCCCTCCGAGTAAACGTAGACAACCCAACCCTAACGGTTAGGGCGGGTGGAAGCACCGCCACTACACTCTGGCTGGATGCGATGGGAACAGTTACCAACGTTAAGTTCACTGTACAGGCTCCGAGCGGCTGGGACGTTGAAGTTGTCCCCTCGACGATTCCCCGCGTTGGGATGGAAGACAAAGACGGTGTTTACTGGTCCACAGGGCCAGCCCAGGCTGAACTCAGAATCCGCGTTCCAAAATCAGCTCCCGCCGGGACGTACACCATAACCGTAACGGCCGCGGGTGATCAGGCAAAGGCAGAGACCGTGGTGACTGTCAGAGTTACTCAAGGTGCAGGCAGCACCTGGCTCGGCGTCCTCCTCCTGATGGCGGCGTTCGGCGTGGTAATATGGCTTATGAGGAGGGTAGGCAGGAGATGA